In Sphingomonas psychrotolerans, the following proteins share a genomic window:
- a CDS encoding glutathione S-transferase family protein has translation MSNDLVFYTNPQSRGRITRWMLEETGADYRTEVVDYARMKSAEYLAINPMGKVPAILHHGKVVTEGGAICAYLAEAFPEAGLAPRPEERADYYRWLFFAAGPVEHAVTNNSAKFEPSPEQARSFGYGNYATTVDVLEQAVSAHDYIAGDRFTAADVYVGSAVGWGTLFGTLPKRDAFTAYFERLSGREAYQRAAAKDDALVPQPVSA, from the coding sequence ATGTCGAACGATCTTGTTTTTTATACCAACCCCCAGTCGCGCGGGCGGATCACCCGCTGGATGCTCGAAGAGACCGGTGCGGACTATCGTACCGAAGTCGTCGATTATGCCAGGATGAAGAGCGCGGAGTATCTCGCGATCAACCCGATGGGGAAAGTCCCCGCGATCCTCCACCACGGCAAGGTGGTGACTGAAGGGGGCGCAATCTGCGCCTATCTGGCCGAGGCGTTCCCGGAGGCCGGCCTCGCGCCGCGGCCGGAGGAACGCGCCGATTATTATCGCTGGCTGTTCTTCGCGGCCGGTCCGGTCGAGCACGCTGTGACCAACAATTCGGCCAAGTTCGAACCCTCGCCCGAGCAGGCGCGGTCGTTTGGTTACGGCAATTACGCGACGACGGTCGACGTGCTCGAGCAGGCCGTCAGCGCACACGATTATATCGCCGGCGATCGATTCACGGCGGCCGACGTCTATGTCGGCTCGGCGGTCGGCTGGGGCACCTTGTTCGGCACGCTGCCGAAGCGCGACGCGTTCACAGCCTATTTCGAGCGGTTGAGCGGGCGCGAGGCGTACCAGCGCGCCGCGGCGAAGGACGATGCGCTGGTGCCGCAGCCGGTATCCGCCTGA